The proteins below come from a single Triticum aestivum cultivar Chinese Spring chromosome 5D, IWGSC CS RefSeq v2.1, whole genome shotgun sequence genomic window:
- the LOC123122023 gene encoding DNA topoisomerase 3-beta isoform X2, translated as MAHIHRHLAQEARGCTYLVLWLDCDREGENICFEVINCTGIPENEVGRRIFRARFSSVTEKDISNAMDNLVLPNKDEALAVDARQEIDLKVGVAFTRFQTRYFQGKYGNLDSRVISYGPCQTPTLGFCVQRYQQINTFKPEKFWSLRTYIIKDGDEIQLEWDRKKLFDFDVTVMFQKMVASDGALKITDISVKEECKARPPGLNTVNLLKVASSALGIGPQTAMHMAERLYIQGYISYPRTESTAYPASFDFRSVLSTLAHNPLWSNNVRTLMDAGFVKPRQGHDVGDHPPITPMRLAPEEALETDAWRLYQYICQHFIGTVSHDCRYTRTAVEFASGGEIFRCVGHRVTSKGFTSIMPWLAVGENNLPTFKKGDTINIHKVDIYEGSTTAPDYLSESELISLMEKNGIGTDASIPVHINNISERNYVQVNSGRRLVPTALGTTLIRGYQCIDADLCLPDIRSFIEQQITLIAKGKADHLQVIQHSLQQFMRKYSYFVKKIENMDTLFEAQFSPLADSGRLLSKCGKCGRYMKYISTQPMRMYCVTCEEVYYLPQNGSIKLYKEIICPLDGFELLLFSMVGPDAKSFPLCPCCYNSPPFEGIDKLFGALKLDDTGKVGKGAGMPCFLCPHPTCKQSMITQGVCACPECSGTLILDPVSAPKWRLLCNTCNCVVLLPHAAHRITTTDKKCPTCESTIIEVDFNKKATPLEDGATLHEGCILCDELLHSLVEMKHGKSFFMRRGRGRGRGRGRGRGGRGRGRRGNSRHDDPKMSFRDF; from the exons ATG GCTCATATCCACAGGCATCTAGCCCAGGAAGCTCGAGGCTGCACCTATTTGGTACTTTGGCTTGACTGTGATCGAGAAGGGGAAAACATATGCTTTGAAG TAATTAATTGCACCGGGATTCCTGAGAATGAGGTTGGCAGAAGAATATTTCGAGCTAGATTTTCATCTGTTACCGAGAAAGACATATCAAATGCTATGGATAATCTTGTGTTGCCAAACAAAGACGAGGCACTAGCGGTGGATGCTCGGCAAGAAATAGACTTGAAGGTAGGAGTAGCATTTACTCGATTTCAGACCCGATATTTCCAAGGAAAATATGGAAATCTCGACTCAAGAGTCATTTC GTACGGTCCCTGTCAGACACCTACGCTTGGATTCTGTGTACAACGCTATCAGCAAATTAACACATTCAAACCAGAGAAATTCTGGTCTTTGAGAACTTACATTATCAAAGATGGTGATGAAATACAGCTAGAATGGGACAGGAAGAAACTTTTTGATTTCGAT GTTACTGTAATGTTCCAAAAGATGGTAGCCAGTGATGGAGCTCTAAAAATAACAGATATATCAGTGAAGGAAGAGTGCAAAGCCCGCCCACCTGGTCTTAATACGGTGAATCTGCTTAAG GTTGCATCAAGTGCGCTAGGTATCGGACCCCAGACAGCCATGCATATGGCCGAGCGGCTTTACATTCAAGGATACATCAG TTATCCGCGTACAGAGAGCACTGCCTATCCCGCGTCATTTGATTTTAGAAGTGTACTTTCTACATTAGCACATAATCCTTTGTGGTCCAATAACgtccggacgttgatggatgctgGTTTTGTTAAGCCTCGTCAAGGTCATGATGTTGGGGACCATCCCCCAATTACTCCAATGCGACTAGCACCAGAAGAAGCTTTGGAAACTGATGCATGGAGGCTGTACCAGTACATATGCCAGCATTTTATTGGCACTGTCAGTCATGATTGTAGATATACAAG GACTGCAGTTGAGTTTGCTTCAGGTGGAGAGATTTTCCGTTGTGTTGGCCACCGAGTCACTTCCAAAGGATTTACATCTATTATGCCATGGTTGGCTGTGGGTGAGAACAATCTTCCAACATTTAAAAAAGGGGACACAATTAATATTCATAAGGTTGACATATACGAG GGAAGCACCACGGCTCCTGATTACCTTAGTGAGAGTGAATTGATCTCTCTCATGGAGAAGAATGGCATAGGCACAGACGCATCAATTCCTGTCCATATAAACAACATTTCGGAGCGTAATTATGTCCAG GTAAATTCTGGAAGAAGATTAGTACCAACAGCCCTGGGAACTACCCTGATAAGAGGGTATCAGTGTATTGATGCTGATCTCTGCCTGCCAGATATCCGAAGCTTTATTGAGCAACAGATTACTCTAATTGCAAAAGGCAAAGCTGATCATCTTCAAGTCATTCAACATTCTCTTCAACAGTTTATGAGAAAGTACTCTTATTTTGTGAAGAAG ATTGAAAACATGGATACTTTGTTCGAAGCACAGTTTTCACCTCTGGCAGACTCTGGGCGTCTATTGAGCAAGTGTGGTAAATGTGGTCGGTATATGAAATATATTTCCACTCAGCCAATGAGGATGTATTGTGTAACTTGTGAGGAGGTTTATTATCTTCCCCAGAATGGTTCTATTAAG CTTTACAAGGAAATTATTTGCCCCCTTGATGGTTTTGAGTTGCTTCTGTTCTCAATGGTGGGCCCCGATGCAAAATCTTTTCCACTATGCCCCTGTTGCTACAATAGTCCTCCATTCGAAGGCATCGACAAACTTTTCGGTGCACTCAAGCTTGATGACACCGGCAAGGTTGGGAAAGGGGCCGGCATGCCGTGCTTCCTTTGCCCGCACCCGACTTGCAAGCAATCAATGATCACCCAGGGAGTTTGCGCCTGTCCAGAGTGTAGCGGTACCCTGATTCTCGATCCAGTTAGCGCACCAAAATGGCGGCTTCTCTGCAACACGTGTAACTGCGTCGTGCTACTCCCACATGCCGCTCACAGAATCACCACTACAGATAAGAAGTGCCCAACGTGCGAGTCAACTATCATTGAAGTCGACTTCAACAAGAAAGCCACCCCTCTTGAAGATGGAGCCACTTTGCATGAGGGTTGTATCTTGTGTGATGAGCTGTTACATTCCCTCGTTGAGATGAAGCATGGGAAGTCATTCTTTATGCGGAGAGGCAGGGGGAGAGGTAGGGGCAGGGGACGAGGGAGAGGCGGCCGGGGTAGAGGAAGGCGGGGGAACTCAAGGCACGACGATCCTAAGATGAGCTTCAGAGATTTCTAA
- the LOC123122023 gene encoding DNA topoisomerase 3-beta isoform X1 → MAPKVLMVAEKPSIALSIASALSGGRMSTRKGSTDVHEFDGMFQGSQAFFRVTSVIGHVFSVDFPPAYQNWEGTDPMDLFNAPVLRSESNPKAHIHRHLAQEARGCTYLVLWLDCDREGENICFEVINCTGIPENEVGRRIFRARFSSVTEKDISNAMDNLVLPNKDEALAVDARQEIDLKVGVAFTRFQTRYFQGKYGNLDSRVISYGPCQTPTLGFCVQRYQQINTFKPEKFWSLRTYIIKDGDEIQLEWDRKKLFDFDVTVMFQKMVASDGALKITDISVKEECKARPPGLNTVNLLKVASSALGIGPQTAMHMAERLYIQGYISYPRTESTAYPASFDFRSVLSTLAHNPLWSNNVRTLMDAGFVKPRQGHDVGDHPPITPMRLAPEEALETDAWRLYQYICQHFIGTVSHDCRYTRTAVEFASGGEIFRCVGHRVTSKGFTSIMPWLAVGENNLPTFKKGDTINIHKVDIYEGSTTAPDYLSESELISLMEKNGIGTDASIPVHINNISERNYVQVNSGRRLVPTALGTTLIRGYQCIDADLCLPDIRSFIEQQITLIAKGKADHLQVIQHSLQQFMRKYSYFVKKIENMDTLFEAQFSPLADSGRLLSKCGKCGRYMKYISTQPMRMYCVTCEEVYYLPQNGSIKLYKEIICPLDGFELLLFSMVGPDAKSFPLCPCCYNSPPFEGIDKLFGALKLDDTGKVGKGAGMPCFLCPHPTCKQSMITQGVCACPECSGTLILDPVSAPKWRLLCNTCNCVVLLPHAAHRITTTDKKCPTCESTIIEVDFNKKATPLEDGATLHEGCILCDELLHSLVEMKHGKSFFMRRGRGRGRGRGRGRGGRGRGRRGNSRHDDPKMSFRDF, encoded by the exons ATGGCGCCCAAGGTTTTAATG GTTGCGGAGAAGCCCAGCATCGCGCTCTCCATCGCTTCCGCCCTCTCCGGCGGCCGC ATGTCTACGCGGAAGGGAAGTACCGATGTCCACGAGTTTGATGGGATGTTTCAGGGCTCTCAGGCATTCTTCAGAGTGACATCAGTCATCGGACATGTCTTCAG TGTTGATTTCCCACCTGCATATCAGAACTGGGAAGGGACTGATCCGATGGACCTTTTTAATGCTCCAGTTCTGAGATCCGAGAGCAACCCAAAG GCTCATATCCACAGGCATCTAGCCCAGGAAGCTCGAGGCTGCACCTATTTGGTACTTTGGCTTGACTGTGATCGAGAAGGGGAAAACATATGCTTTGAAG TAATTAATTGCACCGGGATTCCTGAGAATGAGGTTGGCAGAAGAATATTTCGAGCTAGATTTTCATCTGTTACCGAGAAAGACATATCAAATGCTATGGATAATCTTGTGTTGCCAAACAAAGACGAGGCACTAGCGGTGGATGCTCGGCAAGAAATAGACTTGAAGGTAGGAGTAGCATTTACTCGATTTCAGACCCGATATTTCCAAGGAAAATATGGAAATCTCGACTCAAGAGTCATTTC GTACGGTCCCTGTCAGACACCTACGCTTGGATTCTGTGTACAACGCTATCAGCAAATTAACACATTCAAACCAGAGAAATTCTGGTCTTTGAGAACTTACATTATCAAAGATGGTGATGAAATACAGCTAGAATGGGACAGGAAGAAACTTTTTGATTTCGAT GTTACTGTAATGTTCCAAAAGATGGTAGCCAGTGATGGAGCTCTAAAAATAACAGATATATCAGTGAAGGAAGAGTGCAAAGCCCGCCCACCTGGTCTTAATACGGTGAATCTGCTTAAG GTTGCATCAAGTGCGCTAGGTATCGGACCCCAGACAGCCATGCATATGGCCGAGCGGCTTTACATTCAAGGATACATCAG TTATCCGCGTACAGAGAGCACTGCCTATCCCGCGTCATTTGATTTTAGAAGTGTACTTTCTACATTAGCACATAATCCTTTGTGGTCCAATAACgtccggacgttgatggatgctgGTTTTGTTAAGCCTCGTCAAGGTCATGATGTTGGGGACCATCCCCCAATTACTCCAATGCGACTAGCACCAGAAGAAGCTTTGGAAACTGATGCATGGAGGCTGTACCAGTACATATGCCAGCATTTTATTGGCACTGTCAGTCATGATTGTAGATATACAAG GACTGCAGTTGAGTTTGCTTCAGGTGGAGAGATTTTCCGTTGTGTTGGCCACCGAGTCACTTCCAAAGGATTTACATCTATTATGCCATGGTTGGCTGTGGGTGAGAACAATCTTCCAACATTTAAAAAAGGGGACACAATTAATATTCATAAGGTTGACATATACGAG GGAAGCACCACGGCTCCTGATTACCTTAGTGAGAGTGAATTGATCTCTCTCATGGAGAAGAATGGCATAGGCACAGACGCATCAATTCCTGTCCATATAAACAACATTTCGGAGCGTAATTATGTCCAG GTAAATTCTGGAAGAAGATTAGTACCAACAGCCCTGGGAACTACCCTGATAAGAGGGTATCAGTGTATTGATGCTGATCTCTGCCTGCCAGATATCCGAAGCTTTATTGAGCAACAGATTACTCTAATTGCAAAAGGCAAAGCTGATCATCTTCAAGTCATTCAACATTCTCTTCAACAGTTTATGAGAAAGTACTCTTATTTTGTGAAGAAG ATTGAAAACATGGATACTTTGTTCGAAGCACAGTTTTCACCTCTGGCAGACTCTGGGCGTCTATTGAGCAAGTGTGGTAAATGTGGTCGGTATATGAAATATATTTCCACTCAGCCAATGAGGATGTATTGTGTAACTTGTGAGGAGGTTTATTATCTTCCCCAGAATGGTTCTATTAAG CTTTACAAGGAAATTATTTGCCCCCTTGATGGTTTTGAGTTGCTTCTGTTCTCAATGGTGGGCCCCGATGCAAAATCTTTTCCACTATGCCCCTGTTGCTACAATAGTCCTCCATTCGAAGGCATCGACAAACTTTTCGGTGCACTCAAGCTTGATGACACCGGCAAGGTTGGGAAAGGGGCCGGCATGCCGTGCTTCCTTTGCCCGCACCCGACTTGCAAGCAATCAATGATCACCCAGGGAGTTTGCGCCTGTCCAGAGTGTAGCGGTACCCTGATTCTCGATCCAGTTAGCGCACCAAAATGGCGGCTTCTCTGCAACACGTGTAACTGCGTCGTGCTACTCCCACATGCCGCTCACAGAATCACCACTACAGATAAGAAGTGCCCAACGTGCGAGTCAACTATCATTGAAGTCGACTTCAACAAGAAAGCCACCCCTCTTGAAGATGGAGCCACTTTGCATGAGGGTTGTATCTTGTGTGATGAGCTGTTACATTCCCTCGTTGAGATGAAGCATGGGAAGTCATTCTTTATGCGGAGAGGCAGGGGGAGAGGTAGGGGCAGGGGACGAGGGAGAGGCGGCCGGGGTAGAGGAAGGCGGGGGAACTCAAGGCACGACGATCCTAAGATGAGCTTCAGAGATTTCTAA